From Cuculus canorus isolate bCucCan1 chromosome 7, bCucCan1.pri, whole genome shotgun sequence, one genomic window encodes:
- the CHST3 gene encoding carbohydrate sulfotransferase 3 has translation MEIRRTLPQDFWELLHCLKMRSKYAILLVFVIGLVIIEKENNFISRVSDKLKQSPQTLVEANGTEISPAPAENGSLASLQELDAAFSQLRSRLHNVTLQLVGNGDPGPRRHVLLMATTRTGSSFVGEFFNQQGNIFYLFEPLWHIERTVTFEPGGANAVGSALVYRDVLKQLLLCDLYILESFISPAPEGHLTPFMFRRGSSRSLCEEPVCTPSSKKVFEKYHCKNRRCGPLNITLAAEACRRKQHVALKTVRIRQLEFLQPLVEDPRLDVRIIQLVRDPRAVLASRIVAFSGKYETWKKWASEGEAPLHEEEVQRLRGNCESIRLSAELGLRRPGWLRGRYMLVRYEDVARAPLQKAEEMYRFAGLPLTPQVEEWISKNTQAPQDGSGVYSTRKNSSEQFEKWRFSIPFKLAQVVQDACAPAMRLFGYKLADSPTTLANRSFSLLEEAQPSWVT, from the exons ATGGAGATCCGACGCACCTTGCCCCAGGatttctgggagctgctgcactGCCTGAAGATGAGGAGCAAGTATGCCATCCTGCTGGTCTTCGTCATTGGCCTCGTCATCATCGAGAAAGAGAATAACTTCATCTCCAG GGTGTCAGACAAGCTGAAGCAGTCCCCACAGACGCTGGTGGAGGCCAACGGCACAGAAATCAGCCCAGCACCGGCTGAGAATGGCTCGCTGGCCTCATTGCAAGAGTTGGATGCCGCCTTCTCCCAGCTGAGGTCCCGCCTGCACAATGTCACCCTGCAGCTGGTGGGCAACGGGGATCCTGGACCGCGGCGGCACGTCCTGCTGATGGCCACCACCCGCACTGGCTCCTCCTTTGTAGGGGAGTTCTTCAACCAGCAAGGCAACATCTTCTACCTCTTTGAGCCCCTCTGGCACATCGAGAGGACAGTGACTTTTGAGCCGGGAGGAGCCAACGCGGTGGGCTCAGCTCTGGTCTACCGGGATGTCCTCAAGCAGCTCCTCCTCTGCGACCTCTACATCTTGGAGAGCTTCATTTCACCAGCACCCGAGGGCCACCTGACACCCTTCATGTTTCGTCGAGGCTCGAGCCGCTCGCTCTGCGAGGAGCCCGTCTGCACGCCCAGCTCCAAGAAGGTCTTTGAGAAGTACCACTGCAAGAACCGCCGCTGCGGCCCCCTCAACATCACGCTGGCTGCCGAGGCGTGCCGGCGCAAGCAGCACGTGGCCCTGAAGACGGTGCGCATCCGGCAGCTGGAGTTCCTGCAGCCGCTGGTGGAGGACCCTCGGCTGGATGTGCGCATCATCCAGCTGGTGCGGGACCCTCGAGCAGTCCTGGCTTCTCGCATCGTGGCCTTCTCTGGCAAATACGAGACCTGGAAGAAGTGGGCTTCTGAAGGGGAGGCTCCTCTCCACGAGGAGGAGGTGCAGCGGCTGAGGGGCAACTGCGAGAGCATCCGTCTGTCTGCCGAGCTGGGGCTGCGGCGGCCAGGTTGGCTGCGGGGTCGCTACATGCTGGTACGGTATGAGGACGTGGCGCGGGCACCCTTGCAGAAGGCGGAGGAGATGTACCGCTTCGCCGGgctccccctcaccccacaAGTGGAGGAGTGGATCAGCAAAAACACACAAGCACCCCAGGATGGCAGTGGGGTCTACTCCACCCGTAAAAACTCCTCTGAGCAGTTCGAGAAGTGGCGGTTCAGCATCCCCTTCAAGCTGGCGCAGGTGGTGCAGGATGCGTGCGCCCCAGCCATGCGTCTCTTCGGCTACAAGCTGGCTGACAGCCCCACCACACTGGCTAACCGCTCCTTCAGCCTGCTGGAGGAGGCACAGCCCTCCTGGGTCACGTAA